The following are encoded in a window of Mycobacteriales bacterium genomic DNA:
- a CDS encoding SDR family oxidoreductase, with protein MADGVVVITGGAGAMGIACARKLSDADAVVLVDVRAADLAAAARELKATGAPVHTLVCDVTRQADVDELAATIRSLGPFRSLVHTAGISPTMASGRQVLDVDLVGTARVIAALDPLVGVGSAAVCIGSIAGYSDAGLAADALLDEPLARTFLDDVDRALGGEIDPDTGYVLAKRGVMRLCERLSLDWGRRGGRLVSISPGLIDTPMGRHELEHQEIMKLMIDFTPVKRAGAGALPGQAADIANAAAFLCSSAAGFISGCDLRVDGGLVGAGRHLASGPELMRG; from the coding sequence ATGGCTGACGGCGTCGTCGTCATCACCGGTGGGGCGGGCGCGATGGGCATTGCCTGCGCGCGCAAGCTCTCCGACGCTGACGCAGTGGTTCTGGTCGACGTCCGCGCAGCCGATCTAGCCGCTGCAGCGCGTGAGTTGAAGGCAACCGGCGCCCCGGTGCACACCCTCGTCTGCGACGTCACCAGACAAGCCGACGTCGATGAGCTGGCCGCGACGATCAGGTCCCTGGGTCCCTTCAGGTCATTGGTGCACACTGCGGGGATCTCTCCAACGATGGCGAGCGGACGCCAGGTCCTCGACGTCGATCTGGTCGGGACCGCGCGAGTCATCGCGGCGCTCGACCCGCTCGTCGGCGTAGGCAGCGCCGCTGTCTGCATCGGATCGATCGCCGGCTACAGCGACGCAGGGTTGGCCGCCGATGCCCTCCTCGACGAGCCGCTGGCGCGGACGTTTCTGGACGACGTCGACCGAGCGCTCGGCGGGGAGATTGACCCGGATACCGGGTACGTCCTGGCGAAGCGTGGCGTCATGCGGCTGTGTGAGCGGCTCTCCCTTGATTGGGGTCGGCGCGGCGGGCGACTGGTGTCGATCTCGCCTGGTCTGATTGATACGCCGATGGGCCGCCATGAGCTCGAGCATCAGGAGATCATGAAGCTGATGATCGACTTCACGCCGGTCAAGCGGGCCGGCGCGGGGGCGCTACCCGGGCAGGCCGCGGACATCGCGAACGCCGCGGCCTTTCTTTGCTCGAGCGCAGCCGGCTTCATCTCAGGTTGCGATCTGCGGGTCGATGGTGGGCTCGTCGGCGCTGGTCGGCATCTAGCGTCGGGGCCGGAGCTTATGCGGGGATGA
- a CDS encoding acyl-CoA dehydrogenase family protein codes for MDFAEPENWSAIRAEAEAFVAEHVTDDMIREELATGDGVSRPLLRALGQRGWIAATWPVAEGGAGLDGFEASIIAATIRLAGGPTIGQGTTMLPANAIRALASEPLKQRILPGVAAGETLICLGYTEPEGGSDVFACRTKAVADGDSWVINGQKMFTTFAHLADFCFLLTRTDPESHGPRGLTMFLVPMDTPGIERQAVRTMGYERTNIVFYKDVRVSDFYRVGDVNDGLRVMRVALEAEQNIAPASKTTQLFNTALAWAQTPDRSGRRMIDSPAVRERLARFAIDAEVAELLGHRVAFIEQIGGKPGPHAALFGPESYVAWAAAVIDMVGPAAMIAWSDDEAVSGGSFEYHFRSAVASTIYGGSSEVLRSLIAEQRLGLPRSRPRTTQA; via the coding sequence ATGGACTTCGCCGAGCCCGAGAACTGGTCCGCGATCCGCGCCGAAGCTGAGGCGTTCGTTGCCGAGCATGTCACCGACGACATGATTCGTGAGGAGCTCGCCACGGGGGATGGCGTCAGCCGGCCCCTCCTGCGTGCGCTCGGCCAACGCGGCTGGATCGCGGCGACTTGGCCGGTGGCCGAGGGCGGCGCGGGACTCGACGGCTTCGAGGCCAGCATCATCGCGGCGACCATTCGGCTCGCGGGCGGTCCTACCATCGGTCAAGGCACCACGATGCTTCCTGCGAACGCGATCCGGGCGCTCGCGTCGGAGCCGCTCAAGCAGCGGATTCTTCCGGGCGTTGCCGCGGGCGAGACGCTGATCTGCCTCGGCTACACCGAGCCCGAAGGTGGCTCCGACGTCTTCGCGTGCCGCACCAAGGCAGTCGCCGACGGTGATAGCTGGGTGATCAACGGCCAGAAGATGTTCACCACCTTCGCCCACCTCGCCGACTTCTGCTTCCTGCTGACTAGGACCGATCCTGAGTCGCATGGCCCACGTGGCCTGACCATGTTCTTGGTGCCGATGGACACCCCGGGAATCGAGCGCCAAGCCGTGCGGACGATGGGATACGAGCGAACCAACATCGTCTTCTACAAAGACGTGCGGGTCAGTGACTTCTATCGGGTCGGCGACGTCAACGACGGCCTGCGCGTGATGCGCGTCGCGCTTGAGGCCGAGCAGAACATCGCGCCTGCGTCGAAAACCACGCAGCTGTTCAACACTGCGCTTGCCTGGGCGCAGACCCCAGACCGCTCCGGTCGCCGAATGATCGACTCGCCTGCGGTCCGCGAACGACTGGCCCGGTTCGCGATCGATGCCGAGGTGGCTGAGCTGCTCGGACACCGGGTGGCGTTCATCGAGCAGATCGGCGGCAAGCCTGGACCGCATGCGGCGCTGTTCGGACCGGAGAGCTACGTCGCATGGGCAGCGGCCGTCATCGACATGGTCGGGCCCGCCGCGATGATCGCGTGGTCAGACGACGAAGCCGTGTCGGGCGGATCGTTCGAGTACCACTTTCGAAGCGCTGTCGCCAGCACCATCTACGGCGGCTCGAGCGAGGTTTTGAGGAGCTTGATCGCCGAGCAGCGCCTCGGTCTTCCGCGCAGCCGACCTCGGACAACTCAGGCATGA
- a CDS encoding acyl-CoA dehydrogenase family protein, producing MNLDLSAEQMAVRELFADLFANESTPERIRAAEPLGYDPALWAQLIGTGALGIAVPEGLGGAGAGLLELVLLAEEAGRRLASIPIAEVLASVRLLAEFEARDLLEESMSGAKLVSLATGTASLADQILADGAVADYVIALDGERLVVLARPAVVRHLTNAGSLPMARWHDATEVTELAVGSRARQSFDVACDEVRILRSALLVGLSFEAIEIGAAYARVRRAFGLPIGGYQAVAHPLADAIVATDGAQLLTWKACWAAASRHATAPSLASMAFIFAGQTACFAAQHSLHIHGGYGFMAEYDIQLYFRRSKAWQTIFADPQLELHGLADRRFGPVLADMAGDVS from the coding sequence GTGAACCTCGACCTCAGCGCCGAGCAGATGGCGGTGCGGGAGCTCTTCGCCGATCTGTTCGCCAACGAGTCGACGCCGGAGCGGATCCGAGCCGCCGAGCCGCTCGGCTACGACCCCGCGCTATGGGCACAGCTGATCGGCACCGGCGCTCTCGGCATCGCGGTCCCGGAAGGTCTGGGCGGTGCGGGCGCCGGCCTTCTCGAGCTCGTTCTGCTTGCTGAGGAGGCCGGTCGCCGGCTCGCCTCCATTCCGATCGCCGAGGTGCTGGCCTCCGTTCGCCTGCTCGCCGAGTTCGAAGCGCGAGACCTCCTCGAGGAGTCGATGAGCGGCGCCAAGTTGGTGTCGCTCGCCACCGGCACCGCGTCCCTGGCGGATCAAATTCTCGCGGACGGCGCGGTCGCCGACTACGTCATCGCACTCGACGGTGAGCGCCTCGTCGTCCTCGCTCGCCCCGCCGTCGTCAGGCACTTGACGAACGCCGGCTCGCTGCCGATGGCGCGATGGCACGATGCGACCGAGGTCACCGAGCTGGCTGTCGGCTCGCGGGCGCGACAGTCATTCGACGTCGCCTGTGACGAAGTTCGGATCCTGCGATCGGCGCTGCTCGTCGGGCTGTCCTTCGAGGCGATCGAGATCGGTGCGGCGTACGCACGCGTGCGCCGCGCGTTCGGACTGCCGATCGGCGGCTACCAGGCCGTCGCGCATCCACTGGCGGACGCGATCGTTGCCACAGACGGAGCGCAGCTACTGACCTGGAAGGCATGCTGGGCGGCCGCTTCGCGGCATGCGACCGCACCATCGCTGGCATCGATGGCCTTCATCTTCGCCGGGCAGACCGCGTGCTTCGCGGCACAGCACAGTCTTCACATCCACGGTGGCTACGGGTTCATGGCGGAGTACGACATCCAGCTGTACTTCCGGCGATCAAAGGCATGGCAAACCATCTTTGCCGACCCTCAGCTCGAGCTCCACGGCCTCGCCGACCGACGGTTCGGACCCGTGCTCGCCGACATGGCAGGGGACGTGAGTTGA
- a CDS encoding CoA transferase, with the protein MTYRPLAGVRVIEVAAWTFVPAAGAVLAEWGADVIKIEHPLHGDPQRGLSAGGMVSTKGVDFMMEIPNRGKRSVGLDLASDEGRELLLRLVAGADVFLTNFLPAARRRLGLDVEDLRAVNPNLIYVRGSGNGVRGPDAERGGYDATSFWARTGIGAVVSRGDEYPRAQPIAFGDLAGAQTIAGGVAAALFARATTGEPSVVDVSLLSYGLWNISPHIVLAKINGVTGELPRPDRSKVSNPIVSAYKTKDDRTLQLVMLESDRYWSRLCEAFGRTELVSDPRFVDAKSRWENSAACVAELDAEFAARTLDECVGLLEDQEGPWAVYQLPIEVHDDPQVHANGMIRTVTSAGGADFELVCNPVQFDERPPTADRAPELGEHTEAVFLDLGLTWDELLALKDKAVIT; encoded by the coding sequence GTGACGTATCGGCCGCTCGCTGGCGTTCGTGTCATCGAGGTAGCGGCGTGGACGTTCGTTCCGGCCGCCGGCGCCGTGCTTGCCGAGTGGGGCGCGGACGTCATCAAGATCGAGCACCCGCTGCACGGCGATCCGCAGCGCGGGCTGTCCGCCGGGGGGATGGTCTCCACCAAGGGCGTTGACTTCATGATGGAGATCCCCAACCGCGGCAAGCGCAGCGTGGGTCTGGACCTCGCCTCGGACGAGGGTCGGGAGCTTCTCCTTCGCCTCGTCGCGGGGGCAGACGTCTTTCTCACCAACTTCCTTCCGGCCGCCCGGCGGCGGCTCGGTCTCGACGTCGAGGATCTGCGGGCGGTCAATCCGAACCTGATCTACGTCCGGGGAAGCGGCAATGGTGTGCGCGGCCCGGACGCGGAGCGCGGTGGGTATGACGCCACGTCGTTCTGGGCGCGGACCGGGATCGGCGCGGTCGTCAGCCGGGGCGATGAGTACCCGCGCGCACAGCCGATCGCGTTCGGTGACCTTGCCGGCGCGCAGACGATCGCCGGCGGCGTCGCCGCGGCGCTGTTTGCTCGGGCAACGACCGGGGAGCCGTCGGTCGTCGACGTCTCGCTGCTGTCCTACGGGCTGTGGAACATCTCGCCGCACATTGTGCTGGCGAAGATCAATGGGGTCACCGGCGAGCTGCCCCGCCCGGACCGCTCCAAGGTGTCCAATCCGATCGTCAGCGCTTATAAGACAAAGGACGACCGGACCCTGCAGCTCGTCATGCTCGAGTCCGACCGGTACTGGTCGCGGCTGTGCGAGGCGTTCGGCCGCACGGAACTGGTCAGCGACCCGCGGTTCGTCGACGCCAAGTCGCGCTGGGAGAACAGCGCGGCGTGCGTCGCGGAGCTCGATGCCGAGTTCGCAGCGCGCACTCTCGACGAGTGCGTGGGGCTGCTCGAGGACCAAGAAGGCCCGTGGGCGGTGTATCAGCTGCCGATCGAGGTGCACGACGACCCGCAGGTCCACGCCAACGGCATGATCCGCACCGTGACCAGCGCCGGCGGCGCCGACTTCGAGCTCGTATGCAACCCGGTTCAGTTCGACGAGCGACCGCCGACCGCCGACCGTGCTCCCGAGCTCGGCGAACACACCGAGGCGGTGTTTCTCGATCTCGGGCTGACATGGGACGAACTGCTCGCCTTGAAGGACAAAGCGGTCATCACGTGA